In Saccharolobus solfataricus, a genomic segment contains:
- a CDS encoding alpha/beta hydrolase — translation MYEEWKIVKREAPILGNDQLIENIWKMKREDSPYDIISLHKVNLIGGGNDAVLILPGTWSSGEQLVTISWNGVHYTIPDYRKSIVLYLARNGFNVYTIDYRTHYVPPFLKDRQLSFTANWGWSTWISDIKEVVSFIKRDSGQERIYLAGESFGGIAALNYSSLYWKNDIKGLILLDGGPTKHGIRPKFYTPEVNSIEEMEAKGIYVIPSRGGPNNPIWSYALANPDMPSPDPKYKSISDFLMDSLYVTGSANPYDYPYSKKEDMFPILASFDPYWPYRLSLERDLKFDYEGILVPTIAFVSERFGIQIFDSKILPSNSEIILLKGYGHLDVYTGENSEKDVNSVVLKWLSQQR, via the coding sequence ATGTATGAAGAATGGAAAATCGTCAAAAGGGAAGCACCAATCTTGGGTAATGATCAGCTTATAGAGAACATATGGAAAATGAAGAGAGAAGATTCACCATATGATATTATATCTCTTCATAAGGTTAATTTAATAGGTGGAGGTAATGATGCTGTCCTTATCCTTCCCGGTACATGGTCCAGCGGGGAACAATTGGTAACCATAAGTTGGAATGGTGTGCACTATACAATACCAGACTATAGAAAATCTATCGTACTTTACCTAGCAAGAAACGGATTTAACGTTTATACAATTGACTATAGAACTCACTATGTTCCCCCATTTCTTAAGGATAGGCAACTTTCCTTTACGGCTAATTGGGGATGGAGTACATGGATTAGTGATATTAAAGAGGTTGTTAGTTTTATCAAACGGGATTCCGGACAAGAAAGAATATACTTAGCGGGGGAGAGCTTTGGAGGCATTGCGGCTCTAAACTACTCCTCGCTATATTGGAAGAATGATATTAAGGGGCTAATCCTGTTAGATGGTGGTCCTACTAAACACGGGATTAGACCAAAGTTTTATACTCCAGAAGTGAACAGTATTGAAGAAATGGAGGCTAAAGGTATCTACGTTATACCTAGCAGAGGCGGTCCAAATAATCCTATATGGTCCTATGCATTAGCTAATCCAGATATGCCAAGTCCAGACCCAAAATATAAGAGTATTAGCGATTTCTTAATGGATAGCTTATATGTAACCGGCTCAGCGAATCCATATGATTATCCCTACTCTAAAAAGGAAGACATGTTCCCAATTTTAGCTTCCTTTGATCCGTACTGGCCATATAGGTTAAGTTTAGAAAGAGATCTAAAATTTGATTACGAAGGGATACTTGTACCCACTATAGCATTTGTTAGTGAAAGGTTCGGTATTCAGATCTTTGATAGTAAGATATTACCTTCAAATAGCGAGATTATCTTATTGAAGGGATATGGGCATTTAGATGTGTATACTGGAGAAAACAGTGAAAAAGATGTTAATTCAGTAGTGTTAAAGTGGTTGTCGCAACAACGTTAG
- a CDS encoding alpha/beta hydrolase, with amino-acid sequence MPLDPQVKELLTKINLLLPTTPLTPQEFRKVRNELFIKMFNNEKVGLYNIRDMTIPVRNGDIKVRVYFPNQRENLPAVVYYHGGGFVYGNLDTHDSVCRLISKLSNTIIVSVDYRLAPEHKFPTQVYDAYDVVKWLANNGGKLSIDTSKIAVAGDSAGGNLSTVVSILDRDNGENVVKYQIMIYPVVNMLDSSPSMYNYGDGYFLTYERILWYNKQYVKEDSDYYNPLASPILAESHNLPPALIITAEYDPLRDQGEMYAHKLKVSGVKTISLRYNGMIHGFVSFYEYLDTGKEAIHHIASSIRKMFNVFY; translated from the coding sequence ATGCCACTAGATCCACAAGTTAAGGAGCTCTTAACTAAAATAAATTTGCTATTACCTACAACTCCTTTAACACCTCAAGAGTTCAGAAAGGTTAGAAATGAGCTCTTTATAAAGATGTTTAATAACGAAAAGGTTGGGCTATATAATATTCGTGATATGACTATCCCAGTTAGGAATGGTGATATAAAAGTTAGGGTCTATTTTCCAAACCAAAGGGAAAACCTTCCCGCTGTAGTGTATTATCATGGAGGAGGTTTCGTTTACGGAAATTTAGATACTCATGATAGCGTGTGTAGATTAATATCAAAGTTGTCAAATACAATAATAGTTTCAGTGGATTATAGGTTAGCTCCAGAACACAAATTCCCCACACAAGTTTATGACGCATACGATGTGGTTAAGTGGTTAGCTAATAATGGAGGAAAGCTATCCATAGATACGTCAAAAATTGCAGTTGCTGGAGATAGTGCGGGGGGAAATTTATCCACGGTAGTTAGTATCCTTGATAGAGATAATGGAGAAAACGTTGTGAAATACCAAATAATGATATACCCAGTAGTTAACATGTTAGACTCCTCTCCCTCAATGTATAATTACGGGGATGGCTACTTCCTAACCTATGAGAGAATTTTATGGTACAACAAGCAGTATGTTAAAGAAGACAGTGATTATTACAACCCCTTAGCCTCTCCAATATTGGCTGAATCACATAACCTTCCTCCCGCGTTAATAATTACCGCCGAATATGATCCCCTAAGAGATCAAGGTGAAATGTACGCTCATAAACTGAAGGTAAGTGGAGTGAAGACAATAAGCTTGAGATATAACGGCATGATCCACGGCTTCGTGAGTTTTTATGAGTATTTAGATACGGGAAAAGAAGCAATACATCATATTGCATCATCAATTAGAAAAATGTTTAACGTTTTCTATTGA
- a CDS encoding MFS transporter: protein MYKARKLTFIRYFYELTGVSTSMSSKLDEYLARIDRLPTWGLSYAVLWALGIGYFATLYDAVSNLGYALPFIPFINATQASIIVSVGLAGYIAGSIGFGVASDRIGRRPILITTFALLGIGSLGMGLATNYFMLFIFRLLEGIGIGAALNLAMVYVAEFSPSMKRGKYANWIFISGWTAVGVGTVAAAFIVTINPTVGWRIIFLLPAVLSLMTTVVLTILSPESVRILVKKGKVQEVEKIVNKMEEISMRRARMESLPQPKIIHYEETPSSSQLKILRESKYLKRLISLTVFWFFIYFIQYTSTGLGPTFVKVVIGFSTAQYAEYIRLSGFAAIGATIVSFILLSVVEKTDRRLLTQIGGIGFLVSSFVSTYLLLNKELIVWFIAYFLLEFVVNPPYLAGYLMSSEAFPTAARSTAFAITDGIGHLGGVIGPLLLFPLIRIIGPLPAWVVLGLPVPFAAALLWFTIPKTVKVRLEEVNEAYREGTAQT, encoded by the coding sequence ATGTATAAAGCTAGAAAATTGACTTTCATAAGATATTTTTATGAATTAACTGGTGTAAGCACATCTATGAGTAGTAAATTAGATGAATACCTAGCTAGGATAGATAGACTACCAACTTGGGGGCTATCATATGCAGTACTATGGGCACTAGGAATAGGTTATTTTGCCACCTTATATGACGCAGTATCGAATTTAGGTTACGCTTTGCCATTCATCCCTTTCATAAACGCAACTCAAGCTTCAATTATCGTATCTGTGGGATTAGCAGGTTACATAGCTGGTTCGATAGGTTTTGGTGTTGCTTCAGATAGGATTGGTAGGAGACCAATACTGATTACCACTTTTGCGCTTTTAGGAATTGGTAGTTTGGGTATGGGTTTAGCTACTAACTATTTCATGTTGTTTATTTTTAGATTGCTAGAAGGTATAGGTATTGGAGCGGCTCTCAATTTAGCTATGGTCTATGTCGCAGAGTTTTCACCCAGTATGAAAAGAGGAAAATACGCAAATTGGATTTTCATCTCGGGGTGGACTGCGGTGGGAGTTGGTACGGTCGCCGCAGCGTTCATCGTTACTATTAACCCTACAGTAGGCTGGAGAATAATTTTCCTTTTGCCTGCAGTTTTATCCCTTATGACTACCGTCGTTTTAACTATTTTATCTCCAGAAAGTGTTAGAATATTGGTAAAGAAAGGAAAAGTACAAGAGGTCGAGAAGATTGTGAATAAGATGGAGGAGATAAGTATGAGGAGGGCTAGAATGGAATCACTTCCACAGCCTAAGATAATTCATTACGAAGAGACTCCATCCTCTAGCCAATTGAAAATACTAAGAGAGTCGAAATATCTTAAGCGTCTAATTTCGCTCACGGTCTTCTGGTTTTTCATCTACTTCATACAATACACATCTACAGGACTTGGTCCTACGTTCGTAAAAGTAGTGATTGGGTTTTCTACAGCTCAATATGCAGAATACATTAGATTGTCAGGATTCGCAGCTATAGGAGCCACCATAGTTTCATTTATTTTATTAAGCGTAGTTGAAAAGACAGATAGAAGGTTGCTGACCCAAATTGGAGGAATAGGGTTCCTAGTTAGCTCTTTTGTGTCCACATATTTATTGCTTAACAAGGAACTGATAGTCTGGTTTATAGCCTATTTTCTTCTTGAATTCGTTGTTAACCCGCCATACTTAGCTGGGTATTTAATGAGTAGTGAAGCCTTCCCTACTGCAGCTAGATCAACAGCCTTTGCCATAACTGATGGTATAGGGCATTTAGGTGGAGTCATTGGGCCTCTACTTTTATTTCCTTTAATAAGGATAATAGGTCCGTTACCAGCATGGGTAGTTTTAGGCCTTCCAGTTCCATTTGCCGCAGCATTGTTATGGTTTACCATTCCGAAAACAGTAAAGGTTAGACTTGAGGAGGTTAATGAAGCATATAGAGAGGGTACTGCGCAAACATAG
- a CDS encoding MBL fold metallo-hydrolase yields the protein MEVQYKFERISDNVYAFIQPNGDWFLSNAGVIIGKNYAVVVDSLTNEKMARQFISEIKKITDKPIKYLINTHEHEDHLWTNHLFPNAITICHKNCREKVVEGAKRRINPYENLFNAIDFSGYQYTPQEVVIKDEMRIFIDNDEEIKIAYVGYAHTTSDIYVYIPDQKVVFTGDLLFSPPCTPFALMGYIQGYINALENLANLDAEIFIPGHGEVSYGRNALYESRDYLIFVRDEARKIMRTISDPIRAAYEINLGKYDEWISKERIVGNLVRAYSELKGNPPASKLENIDKVLLEMIRYREKKGGGKK from the coding sequence ATGGAAGTTCAATATAAGTTCGAAAGAATTAGTGATAATGTATATGCCTTCATTCAACCTAATGGTGACTGGTTCTTAAGTAATGCCGGTGTAATAATAGGTAAAAATTACGCAGTAGTAGTAGATTCGTTAACTAACGAGAAAATGGCTAGGCAGTTTATTTCCGAGATTAAGAAAATAACTGACAAACCAATAAAGTATTTGATAAATACCCATGAACATGAAGATCACCTATGGACTAATCACTTATTCCCTAATGCAATAACTATTTGCCATAAGAACTGCAGGGAGAAAGTAGTGGAGGGTGCAAAACGAAGGATTAATCCATATGAAAATTTATTTAATGCAATAGATTTTTCCGGCTATCAATATACGCCCCAAGAAGTGGTAATTAAAGATGAAATGAGAATATTTATTGATAACGATGAGGAAATTAAAATAGCATACGTCGGTTATGCACATACAACTAGCGACATCTACGTATATATTCCTGACCAAAAAGTCGTATTTACTGGAGATCTCCTTTTTTCTCCACCTTGTACTCCATTTGCGTTAATGGGCTACATTCAAGGATATATAAATGCTCTAGAGAATCTGGCAAATTTAGATGCTGAAATCTTTATACCGGGTCATGGTGAGGTAAGTTATGGTAGAAATGCTTTATATGAATCGAGGGACTACTTAATATTTGTTAGGGATGAGGCTAGAAAAATAATGAGGACAATCAGTGACCCTATTAGAGCTGCCTATGAGATAAATTTAGGCAAATACGATGAGTGGATAAGTAAGGAGAGGATTGTTGGAAATTTAGTTAGGGCTTACAGTGAGTTAAAGGGAAATCCCCCAGCATCGAAGTTAGAAAATATTGATAAAGTACTTTTAGAGATGATTAGATATAGAGAAAAGAAAGGTGGTGGGAAAAAATAG
- a CDS encoding alpha/beta hydrolase, which produces METEIPIRIYYPDNKRDHPIILHFHGGAWILGSIETEDSVSRILANSCNCIVISVNYRLAPEHKFPAAVTDCFDSIKWTYENAESIGGHPNRIAVFGISAGGNLAAATSILSRDQGIKLRAQALVVPFVYLDLASTSMTEYRKGYFLDINVPIDYGIMMYIRDEKDLLNPMFVPLIAEDLSNLPQAIIVTAEYDPLRDQGEAYAKRLMEAGVLTLSFRVNGMVHGFLGSPNISRLVSVMVGSALKDILMRG; this is translated from the coding sequence TTGGAAACTGAAATACCTATAAGAATATATTATCCAGATAATAAACGAGATCATCCTATAATTCTTCATTTTCATGGTGGCGCATGGATTTTAGGCAGTATCGAGACTGAGGATAGTGTTTCTAGAATATTGGCTAATTCTTGTAACTGTATAGTGATTTCAGTTAATTATAGACTAGCACCAGAACATAAGTTCCCTGCGGCCGTAACGGACTGCTTTGACTCTATTAAATGGACATATGAGAACGCTGAAAGTATAGGTGGTCATCCGAATCGAATCGCAGTTTTCGGAATTAGCGCTGGAGGTAACTTAGCTGCAGCTACGTCTATTCTTTCCAGAGATCAAGGGATAAAATTAAGGGCTCAAGCACTTGTGGTTCCCTTCGTATATCTAGACTTAGCCTCTACATCAATGACTGAATATAGAAAAGGCTATTTCTTGGACATTAACGTACCCATAGATTACGGAATAATGATGTACATAAGAGACGAGAAGGATCTTCTTAATCCCATGTTCGTTCCTTTAATTGCAGAAGATCTCTCCAACTTACCACAAGCCATTATTGTCACAGCCGAATATGATCCCTTAAGAGACCAAGGGGAGGCTTATGCAAAGAGACTAATGGAGGCTGGGGTTTTAACCTTAAGTTTTAGAGTTAACGGTATGGTTCACGGCTTTTTAGGTTCTCCTAATATTAGTAGGCTAGTTAGTGTAATGGTAGGTTCTGCGCTAAAGGACATCTTAATGAGGGGTTAA
- a CDS encoding MBL fold metallo-hydrolase, whose protein sequence is MTIFTLKLPMQGPLKYINSYLVKGNEESVLIDTGLPTQEDVTTLSNYLKAYGYPNFVVITHYHPDHMGLVRLFKDKSIILISDRELEYVTYLLSEEYEKEMRKYLLANGFPEEFIQRMFRNRSRFSEIIDGVNFNTVKDGDVIKLGQEQMRVLLTPGHTMGHICLVYEKVVFCGDHILQDITPNISLLRLEDNPLKAYLESLDKVQKLDIELLYPAHGEVLKDVSKRVEEIKEHHKRRLEEIMNIIRTLGKTSGFNIASRISWYKKWDELSAFDKQLAMGETLAHIKYLVEEGFIREVNASGSIYYTMSS, encoded by the coding sequence GTGACGATATTTACTTTAAAGTTACCAATGCAAGGCCCCTTGAAGTACATAAACTCATATTTAGTAAAAGGCAATGAAGAGAGCGTACTGATTGATACTGGACTACCTACTCAAGAAGATGTGACTACTTTATCAAATTATTTGAAAGCTTATGGTTATCCGAACTTCGTAGTAATCACTCATTACCATCCAGATCATATGGGCTTAGTTAGATTGTTTAAGGATAAGAGTATTATATTGATATCTGATAGGGAGTTAGAATATGTAACCTATCTACTAAGTGAGGAGTATGAAAAGGAAATGAGGAAATATCTTCTCGCTAATGGTTTTCCAGAAGAGTTTATTCAGAGAATGTTTAGAAATAGAAGTAGATTTAGTGAAATCATTGACGGCGTAAATTTCAATACCGTTAAGGATGGAGATGTGATAAAATTAGGCCAAGAACAAATGAGGGTATTATTGACTCCAGGCCATACTATGGGACACATTTGCCTAGTTTACGAAAAGGTAGTATTCTGTGGAGATCATATATTGCAAGATATAACGCCAAATATATCGTTACTTAGATTAGAGGATAATCCGTTAAAGGCTTATTTAGAAAGCCTTGATAAGGTACAAAAACTGGATATTGAACTGCTTTATCCCGCACATGGAGAAGTACTCAAAGATGTGAGTAAAAGGGTAGAGGAAATAAAGGAGCACCATAAAAGACGGCTAGAGGAAATAATGAACATTATAAGGACTTTAGGAAAAACTAGTGGATTTAATATTGCGTCCAGAATTTCTTGGTACAAGAAGTGGGATGAACTTTCCGCTTTTGATAAACAATTAGCAATGGGGGAAACATTGGCACATATTAAATATCTAGTCGAGGAGGGCTTTATAAGAGAGGTAAACGCTAGTGGTAGTATTTATTATACTATGAGTAGTTGA
- a CDS encoding fumarylacetoacetate hydrolase family protein — MKLISFIRDNRIRSGVLVNDEFIADLNTSCYLMLIEKGEEEQFAERYCNAIVPPDMLGVLQAGDKGFEVVKEILEWSKKRNDILYNINQVKLKAPLVRANMLRDFLAFRGHVEATYKRRGQPIPEEWFRIPIYYKGDPAIFYGHLEEVPWPKYSKLVDIELEIAAIIYKRGKDIDKIRARDYILGFTIFNDFSARDIQMAEMKGLLGPAKGKDFANGLGPWIVTKDELSDIKGLRVYAKVNNEIWCDTKAEDMQWSFEDMIAYVSQDEYIRPGDVFGSGTVSGCTGLDIGKSLKPNSSIELYVEKIGILKNIIVKNHQ, encoded by the coding sequence ATGAAACTAATAAGTTTCATTAGGGATAATAGGATAAGAAGTGGTGTTTTAGTTAATGACGAGTTTATAGCAGATCTAAACACCTCTTGCTACCTAATGCTAATTGAGAAAGGGGAAGAAGAACAATTTGCCGAGAGGTATTGTAATGCAATAGTACCTCCAGATATGCTAGGGGTACTTCAAGCTGGAGATAAGGGATTTGAAGTGGTTAAAGAAATTCTGGAATGGTCTAAGAAGAGAAATGATATCCTTTATAATATTAATCAAGTTAAGTTAAAGGCACCCTTAGTAAGGGCTAATATGTTGAGAGATTTCCTAGCATTTAGGGGACATGTTGAGGCAACTTATAAGAGGAGAGGACAACCTATACCCGAAGAATGGTTTAGGATTCCCATTTATTATAAGGGAGATCCGGCGATATTTTATGGACATTTAGAGGAAGTACCTTGGCCAAAGTATTCTAAGCTCGTCGACATAGAGCTAGAAATAGCTGCTATAATATATAAGAGAGGTAAGGACATTGATAAGATAAGAGCGAGGGATTACATATTAGGTTTCACTATCTTTAATGATTTTAGTGCGAGGGATATACAAATGGCTGAGATGAAAGGTTTACTAGGCCCAGCAAAGGGTAAAGATTTCGCAAATGGATTGGGACCTTGGATAGTAACAAAGGACGAGTTATCGGATATTAAGGGGTTAAGAGTCTACGCTAAGGTTAATAATGAAATCTGGTGTGATACTAAGGCAGAGGATATGCAATGGAGTTTTGAGGATATGATAGCGTATGTCTCTCAAGACGAGTACATTAGACCGGGCGATGTTTTCGGTAGTGGTACTGTAAGTGGATGTACTGGGTTAGATATAGGCAAATCGTTAAAGCCAAATAGTAGTATAGAATTATATGTGGAGAAGATAGGGATTCTGAAAAATATTATAGTAAAAAATCATCAATAG